The genomic region AGCTGACAAGTACACAAAATACGCAATGTAAAACAGTCAGGGATTTTGCTCCTGACTGTTTAAGTCTTCAAGGGTGAACTTTTTTGTTACCGGCATGCCGGGCTTTCCAAGGGGAGGCAGTTCCTGACCATTTAGAGTTATTATGGCATTACCGGGATCTCCTAACCGCAAAGTGATTTCCGTACCCTCTAATGTAACCTCCTCACCATTGGTGAATTTTTTTTCTACCAGAACGTTTCCGTTAGCATCTCTAGCCCTTATCCAACAGTCACCAGTAAATTTCAGGTTTATTACAAGTTTGTCGGCAGGTTCCGGTGTTTTGGTCTCAGGCATTTCAGGTGGTGAGTTTTCTACCTGCTGCTGCTCTTTTTGCGGCTCGGTGGGAGGAGGCAAGTTTAGATTTAATTTTTTATACGGGTTTATATATATGAATATTGCAAAAGCAGCAATAAGGACCACTGATGTTATTATGGTAATAAGTGGCCTTAGGTTGATACCAGCAGAATGTTGAGAGACCTTTTCGCTTTGTCTGGAAGGACCTTTTGAGGATTTATTTGTTGAGTCAATAAAATTTTTTACCAGCTCGCTGCCGTCTAAACCGAGAAAGTCAGCGTATTTTCTGACAATACCTATTACATATATCCTATCTGGTACTATACTGTAATTGCCCTCCTCTATGGCGCTTAAATAACGGGTCAATATATGGGTTTCCCTTGAAACATCATCTAATGTTAGATGTTTACTCTCCCTTGCCTCTTTTAAGATCTTGCCAATATCATCCATAAAAAGATCACCATCCCTGCCTTACTTAATGTTATTATAACACTAATTTGACATATAAAAAGTTAATTTTTGATTAATTTTTTAACATGACTATGATATAATAGAAATTGCTGGATCATAGGAGGAAAAATAATGAACATCCCCAATTTGCTTTCTACAATGAGGTTGATTCTTTCACCAACAATAATATGGTTGTTTTTGCGGGATCAGACCTTGATGGGTTATATCATCTTTGGTTTGGCCGCCCTCACTGATATTTTAGATGGCTTTATAGCCAGAAAGTACAACGTCAGAACAAAGCTTGGCACTGTGTTGGACCCGCTGGCCGATAAGGTTCTGGCATTGAGCGTGCTCTTTACCCTTGCGATGAAGGAAATCATTCCATACTGGATACCTGGTATATTAGCTGTCAAAGAGATGATAATGGTAGCCGGGGGTCTTTTTTTATGGAATAAGGGCGTGGTGATACCTGCTAATATTTTTGGAAAGGTAGCTACTGCGTCCACATATGCTGCGGTGTTGGGTTCGTATGTTGATAGGACTATTGGACTTTATGGCCTCATTCTGACTGTAGCCTTATCTATAGTGGCTCTTTTTTCTTACGGAAGGATATTTTTTAAGGAAAAGGTGTAAGTGCTTTAATATGTGTTGACAGTATTAAAATTTTATTATAAGATATAAGCTAATATTGATATCCTGATAAAACAGTTTTCAGGGCATGTCATATAGCATCCAAATGGGTTTCTGCAGTGAGTTTATGATTCTTAAAAGGTGATGAACGGTTAATGATGATACGTCGAACCTGACTCATGTAGGGGTATTAGAACATATTGAACAGGTGTCAGGTGCTGGAATATTATTGATATGTATGCTTATTACTTTTTAACATAATATGTAAAAGCAATGAAGAAGAGGAGTAACCAGGAGCCTGGCTTTCAGAGAGGATGGGTCATGGGCTGTGAGCCTGTCTAAGTCAGACCGGTGAAGGTAGCTTTGGAGCTGTCAGGCTGAAACAACAGTAGGCCTGGCCGGGTATTCCGTTATATGAATGATTGCCCTTATACAGGGAATTAAGGTGGTACAGCGGCCCCCCGTCCTTTAGTGATGAGGGGCCTTTAATTATACAATCTTTTAAGGAGGGAAAGACATGGAACTTCCAAAGACATATAATCCAAGGGAGTTTGAAGAAAGGATATACAAGGACTGGGTAGAAAAAGGATATTTCAAACCCAGAATAGATAAAAACAAAAAGCCCTTCACCATAGTCATGCCTCCACCCAATATAACAGGACAGCTGCACTTGGGTCATGCACTGGACAACACAATGCAGGACATACTTATAAGATGGAAGAGGATGCAGGGTATACCCACCCTGTGGGTGCCTGGCACAGACCACGCCAGCATCGCTACTGAGGTTAAAATAGTGGAAATGTTGAAGGAGGAGGGTCTTACCAAGGAACAGATAGGCAGGGAAGAATTCTTGAGGAGAGCATGGCAGTGGAAGGAAAAATATGGCAGTCGTATTGTTGAACAGTTAAAGCGTTTGGGGACATCATGTGACTGGTCCCGTGAGAGGTTTACCATGGATGAACAGTGTTCTAAAGCTGTGAAAAGATTCTTTGTGAGGCTATACAACAAGGGTCTTATATATAGGGGAGACAGGATAATAAACTGGTGTCCGGACTGTAAGACAGCCCTCTCTGATGCTGAGGTGGAACACAAGGAAGAGGAAGGGCATCTGTGGTATATCCGATATCCTTTCAAGGATGGCAGCGGCTATGTCATGATAGCAACTACCAGGCCGGAGACTATGATTGGAGATACTGCCGTTGCAGTAAACCCCAAAGACGAAAGGTATAAAGATGCTGTGGGCAAGACATTGGTCCTGCCTATTGTAGGACGAGAGATACCTGTTATAGCCGATGACTATGTGGATATGGAATTTGGCACAGGGGCAGTAAAGGTGACTCCTGCCCATGACCCCAATGATTTTGAGTGCGGGATAAGACACAACCTGCCACAGGTCCAGGTTATAGGCGAGGATGGCAGGATGACTGAGGAAGCAGGAAAATACAGAGGTCTTGACCGTTACGAGGCCAGGGCTAAGGTGGTGGAGGAACTAAAGGAACAAGGGTTTCTTGAAAAAATAGAGAAAATTACTCACAGTGTGGGACACTGCTACCGCTGTGACACTGTAATAGAACCACTTATATCCAAACAGTGGTTTGTAAAAATGAAACCTTTGGTAGAGCCTGCGTTAAAGGTTGTAGCTGACGGAAAGGTCAAGATTGTGCCTGATAGGTTTACAAAAGTCTATAACAATTGGCTGGAGAATATAAAAGACTGGTGTATTTCCAGACAACTCTGGTGGGGACACCGCATACCGGCATGGTACTGCGATAGCTGCGGTGAGATAACCGTAGCAGAGGAAGAACCTGACAGATGCCAGTATTGTGGTGGCACAGACATACACCAGGATGAGGATGTTTTGGATACATGGTTTAGTTCTGGTCTGTGGCCGTTTTCAACCCTTGGCTGGCCTGATGATACGGATGATCTCAGGTATTTTTATCCCACCAGTGTACTGGTTACAGGCTATGACATAATATTTTTCTGGGTTGCCAGGATGATATTTTCTGGTCTTGAGGCAATGGGTGATATACCCTTTGAGTATGTCTTAATCCATGGGCTTATAAGGGATGCAGAGGGTAGGAAGATGAGCAAGTCTCTTGGCAACGGCATAGATCCCATTGAGGTGATCGATAGGTATGGGGCTGATACACTGAGGTTTACCTTAGCTACAAATAATTCCCCGGGAAATGATATAAGGTTTTCATGGGAGAGGGTGGAGGCCAGCAGGAATTTTGCCAATAAGCTTTGGAATGCCACACGATTTGCCCTTCTCAATATGGAGATAGATAGGGTTATAGATATACCCTATGACGTGTTGGACCTATCGGACAAATGGATACTTTCAAGGTTGAATAACCTGATCAAAGAGGTGAACGCCAATCTTGAAAGGTTTGAATTAGGCCTGGCCGCCTCTAAACTTTACGATTTCATATGGAGCGAATTCTGCGATTGGTATATTGAGGCATCAAAAGCGAGACTGTATGGTGGCAATGTGGAAGAGAAAAGAGCCTGTGAAATTGTATTGAGGTATGTTTTAGACAATACTTTAAGGCTCCTGCATCCTTTCATGCCCTTTATCACAGAGGAACTCTGGCAGCAACTGCCCCATGAGGGAGACTCTATAATGATAGCCCCTTGGCCGGAATATAGTGAGACTATGGAATATAAAGAGGAAGAGGAGAGCTTTAACATACTGATGGATGTTGTAAGGTGTATCAGAAACATAAGGGCTGAAGAGGATGTGCCGCCAGCCAAGAGGATTAAGGCGATAATACACCCCGCTACTGACAAGGTTCTAAAGACTATAGAGTCTGGTTTGGATTACATAAAAAAACTTGGTAATGTTCAGGAAGTGGATATAGTAATGGAACAACCTGAAGACAAGAGAATGAGAAGTATGGTCCTTACGGATATGGAGATTTATATACCACTTTCTGATTTGATAGATATTGACAAAGAGATAGAAAAGTTGAATAATGAGAAGAAGAAAATAGAGTCAGAGATTGAAAGGTCTACAAATATGCTTTCTAATGAGGGCTTTGTGAAAAAAGCTCCACCACAGGTTGTGGAAAATGAGAGGCAAAAACTGGTTAAATATCGGGAGACGCTGAATAAACTTGTGGAAAGGATAAAGACACTAACAGAATGGTAGAGGTATCCACAGAGGTGTCCAGGAGGGCATTAGGATGTTCTTTCTCGCAAAAAGGCCAAAAATTTCCCAGGAAGAGATAATATTAAGAGAAGCAGTACCTGCCGATGCAAGAGGGATTATAGATGTTGCCAACGCTGTAGGGAGAGAAAAAACATACAATGTCTCGGAAGTGTTTGGATATAGTGAGGCGGATGAGAGGAGCCTTATTGCAAGGCTGAACAGGAACAAAGAGCTCATCCTTGTGGCAGAACGCGGTGGTAAAATAATTGGTTTTTTGACTCTTTTTGTCTACTTTGGCGGACGTTCCCCAAAGGTACAGCACGTTGGAGAGATTGGCATAAACATAATGGATGGTTACAGGGACATGGGACTGGGTTATAAGATGATGAATTATGCTATAGACTGGGCAAGGTGTAGGGGGTATATGAAACTTTGTCTGAGCGTTTTTAGCTCCAATGAAAGAGCAATACACCTTTATAAAAAATGCGGCTTTAGAGAGGAGGGGAGGAGGAAGGCCCAGTTTAAGATAGGGGACACCTATGTGGATGAGGTTGAGATGGGCCTTTTTCTGTAAAGAGAGGATATGGATTACAGAGAAACTATTGAGTGGATACATTCAGTAAACAGGTTTGGTATGAAGCTTGGTCTTGACAATATAAAGAGACTTACTGAGGCTATGGGGAACCCGCAGGATAGTTATAAGATAATTCATGTGGCGGGGACCAATGGGAAAGGTTCTGTATGTGCGATGACTGCCTCGATTTTAAAAGAGGCAGGGTACAGGGTAGGACTTTATATATCCCCTTATCTTGAGGAGTTCAATGAGAGGATACAGATAAATGGAGTAAACATATCAAATGAAGATCTTGCCAGGCTTGCCACGCAGGTTAAGGCAATCATAGATGAGATGGTTCAAAATGGCTTCAGTCATCCAACGGAGTTTGAGGTGGTGACGGCCATAGGGTTTAAATATTTTGAAGAACAAGGTGTGGACTTTGCCGTAGTGGAGGTTGGACTTGGTGGCAGGTTTGATGCAACCAATGTGGTAAAACCCCTTGTAGGCGTGATAACCAATATAGGTTACGACCATATGGATGTACTGGGTGATACGTTGCCCAAGATTGCATTTGAGAAGGCTGGTATCATAAAAAAAGGGATAAGGGTGGTATCATATCCTCAAGAACCTGAGGTGTTGGATGTCATTAAGGTGAGGTGCAAAGAGGAGGATGCATCCCTTACTGTTACTGCTCTTAATAATATAAGCTTGAGAGACGCATCACCGCATGGTCAGATCTTTGACTATGGGGAATTAAAGGACCTCAGGATAAAGCTTCTGGGTGAACATCAGCTACTCAATGCTGCCACAGCCATAGAAGCTATCAGAAACCTTCAGGGGTACAGCGTGAACATTGATGAGAAGGCAATAAAGAAGGGCCTGGAAAATGCCAGATGGCCAGGCCGGTTGGAGGTAATGAAGGAAAATCCATATATTGTAATTGATGGTGCCCATAATCCACAGGGAGCTCTCGCATTGCGTAAAGCCATAGAAGATATATTTGACTATAAAAAGCTGATTCTGATTATGGGCATACTTAAGGATAAGGATGTGGATGGGATATTAAGAACACTTTTGCCTGTTGCGGATGCAGCAGTGCTTACAAAGCCCAACAGCCCGCGTGCTCTTTCAGCGCATGAACTTAATATTATGGTCATGAGCAATATGCCGGGACTAAAGACATATTGCGAAGATGATATTAAAAAAGCTGTGGAAAAAGGCATTGGATTAGCAGATAAAGATGACCTTGTTCTCATATGTGGTTCTCTTTACCTTATTGGAGAGGTACGTAAGATTTTAAGAAAGATGTAATTTGGATAAGCCCCTTTAGAATAACTTTATATAAAGTTATCCTGAAGGGGTGTTTTTATGGACAGAGAAAAACTTCTCTTAGAAATCGATGACGCTTTGAAAGACATGAAGCTTGCAGAGGAAAAATTGGAAGAGGCTAAAAGAAGGTATCAATTTGCATCAGAAAGATACAGATTTCTTTTAAAGAAAGCAAGGGAAATGAACGTCAAATGGGACAAAAATAAGCTCTATTTAAAACTAATACAGGAGGAATAGGTGTCAGCAGCCCCTGTTGAATCATATTAATAATATATGAACAGGGGGGATCACGATGACCTTTAGAATTCCAAAGACGCCAAGGATTGTTTTTGTTACAGAAAATGTGCCGGAAGGGTATATGTCTTATGGCTTGACACTCATTGGGGCAGATGTCATGTGGAACAGGACACATGGAGAAAATACCGTTGTTGCAGTAATAGATACCGGCATAGATTATAAACACCCGGAACTTAAGGATAGGATTATAGGAGGCAAAGACTTCACCGGTAAAGGAGACTTTATGGACGACAATGGACATGGGACCCACGTATCTGGTATAATAGCAGCCTCTGGAATAAAAGTTTCTGGAGTTGCTCCCAAGTCAAATCTATTGGCAGTGAAGGTACTGGATAAAGAAGGCGAAGGGCAAGACCAGGACGTGGCAGATGGTATTGCTTGGGCAGTGGAGAATGGTGCTGAGATAATATCCATGAGTTTTGGGTCTCAAAACCCGAGCCCGATAGTAAGGCAGGCACTAAGATTCGCATATAAAAAGGGTGCTATACTTGTTGCAGCAGCGGGTAATGAGGGAGATGAAAATATCGATGCTGATACCGTGGACTATCCGGCCAGGTATCCTGAAACAATAGCTGTAGCTGCAGTGGATGCAAAGAAGATTATAGCGCCATTTTCCAGCAAAGGGCCAGAGGTGGATGTGGCAGGTCCGGGTGTAGACATATATTCAACATACATCAATGGGAAATATGTCTACCTTTCCGGAACTTCTATGGCAACTCCACACATATCTGGTGCCATAGCGCTGGTTCTCTCAGATTGTAAGAGGATTATGGGGAGAAAAATGACACCGGAAGAGATGAGGAACTATCTTATCATGCACACAGAAGACTTGGGCCCCAAAGGTAAAGACGATGCATACGGTTATGGTATGTTCACTTTTAATTATGGTGCCTCTCTTCCATCCAGGTCCAAAGAAATCAAAATCAAACTGGACAGAGGGTTTACACGTATGAACGGCATAGTGCAGATAGGCGCAAAGGTGGCAGTAGTTGACGGGAAAGAAATAAACATGGATGTTGAACCATTTAAATTTGGGGACTATGTATATGTGTCAGCCAGATTTTTAGCAGAACAACTGGGGGCAAAAACAAGCTTTGATGCCTCGGGGAAAGAACTTACAATCTCAAATAGCAAGGGCACACGGCTTGCAGACTTTGCTGATCTCGACTGCTAACATTCTATTGATAAAATTAACGATATATGTTAAAATATAATTCGTCAGTCGGGGCATAGCGCAGGTGGTAGCGCGCATGGTTCGGGACCATGAGGTCGCAGGTTCAAGTCCTGTTGCCCCGACCATAAAAATCCAGTAAATTAGCGGTTTGCGAGGTTTGAATGCAAACTGCTTTCTTTATTTCATACATTTATCACACCTCACATATTTGAAATATGCTTTTTTATTATTTCAAAATCGTGTTCGGATAATTGGCCGGTATTATTTCGTGCAGCTAATTTAGTTTCTTGGTCTAAAATACTTTCTATGTTTTTACGCATAAATTTCCATTCTCGGCCAACTTTCACTGCTTTTAAACGTCCATCTTTTATCATATTATAAACTGTCTGATTACTTACCCTTAATAAGTCTGCTACTTCAGAGACATTTAGTACATCAGGCCGCTCTTCTTCGCTTAGGTTTGATAAACTCTTTCCAAGCTCTTGGAGCATGTGCATTTCCTCATAAGAATATGTTATTTCACCACATTCAGGGCACACATAAGCATTTATCCCATCTATAGTTAATGTATATTTACCCCAACCAGCCTTTGTTGATATAGTCTTTTCTTCCATATTAGCACCGCAGATAAAGCATTTTCTTTTAATCATTTCTTCTTCCTCCTTTTTAAGAAACCATTACAATATTCCCAAACTTCATCCATAGTCCTGCATACTGTTACAACTACTGGATAAGGATATGAGGCGGCTATTATTACATACATTTCTGGTTTCTTTTCAGTTGCTTCTTGAAATATCACATGAACATCATCAAATTGTGGTTGTAATTCAATTACTTTTGGAGAGCCATACTTAAAAAAGACAGAGAAAAAGTAAATGAAATACTCATTCAAGAACATGAAGAGTTAAAGACGGATGGACCCAATGACCCAATAAACAAATGCCTGATATATATTAATAATAACCGGGATGGCATATGTACATACAAAGACTATCAAGGTGAAATAACAGGCTGCAGTGCAGAAAGCCATGGAAGTCACATACTATCAGAAAGGCTATCAAGAGGCCCCAAACATTTTCCTATAATAATTCATTATGGTGGGGTCTTTAATAACCTAAAAATACTTGACGCGATCACTTTTTGATAATAAATTTGGCAGAGATAATTACATAGGATTAGACTTAATCATGTAATTATTTCATTGATTCTGCTATTTTTATTAATTGATTCTCGGATATTCCTATTCCTTCCATTTGGTATATAATATCATCTTCAATCCAAGCTATTTGAACAAATGCTTCTCTTTTTTCTTTGTTTTTATTTGAAATATTTGCATCTTTTAAATAGTATGATACTGTGACGCCTTTATTTTTATTAATTGAAGTGTAATCTAACTTTTTTCTTTCTGCTGATTCTGGTATTTCCAATAAATTTTTAAGGTCTACTGTACCTGAAATTTGACTTTTTAAATCATCTGGCAAAAAAGGTAAACTTATTACCGCGTATTTAACTTTGTTTGTGTCGACTCCATTAGGAACATTTATTTCGGGTATTCTCTCAATTGTAAGATTAAATCTTTTTGAACCTGGAAAATTAAATTCACTGCTATTATCCATATGAATGTATATTTTTTTGTAAAAGTCTATTCTGAAGTTTTTACCATTTAAGCTCTCTGGAAATACATTATTGCTTTTATATGTCTTCATAAAATTATTAATAGCATCTATATTTAAATTAAATTCAATTGATTGGCTACCAATAATAGTACTATCTATATTTTTTAAATCATTCAGAATGTTACTTTCTTGTGGTGTTTTGAAATTATAATCTGCATCGGATTTCAGCTTATATAATTCGTTAATTTTATACTCATAGTGTCTTTCTTTATCATCTTTATTTACTTTTAAATATCCTAATTGTTTAAGATTAATTTCTCTATTTCCCTCTTCGTATAATTTTAACTTTATTTTATCGAAATAATCAGGTGATATGTAATTAGTCCGATAATCATTTGTTCTTAAATTGCTTAAAATCTCCGTACAAATATTTCTCGTCTTTGGGGATATGGCCAATACTATAATAATTGTAAATCCTATTAATACATATGTTATATTTTTTTTAATCATTGGATCACCCTTTTCAGTATTATTAAAAATATACATCACAAATCCCTTTTTTCAAATTTCCTTATACCGTAATACAGTAGAAAACAAATGTAGAAGATGATATACACAAACATGTATGGGCTTGGCTGTGACGTACCGCCAAAGGGTCCCTGTGAAAGAAAGCTTAAGCCTGTATTTTGCGTAAGAAGTTCTGCATTCATCTTTCTAAATATCACATCTGTAGGTAAGATTAAACTTGTTATGATGCCGACATTTGTAAGGCCTTGGCTATTTTGAAAAAGGGATCCCGTTTGTTCGAGGATGCCGCCTATCATAGCTATCCCATATGTCATGACTGTGATAATACCTGTATTTACTGTTGACAGTATCGAACTTGAAGCGATTACTAAAGATAAGAGGACTATTGGACCAAGGTCAAAAAAGAATAATGAGCGAAAGATATTGCCTGCTTCTAAATATACTTTTGTTTCAAAGGCCATATTGAGGCCTATTATTGAAAGAAACAATATTGTGCTGTAAATGACAATGATGATGCTAAGGCC from Calorimonas adulescens harbors:
- a CDS encoding CDP-alcohol phosphatidyltransferase family protein, which gives rise to MNIPNLLSTMRLILSPTIIWLFLRDQTLMGYIIFGLAALTDILDGFIARKYNVRTKLGTVLDPLADKVLALSVLFTLAMKEIIPYWIPGILAVKEMIMVAGGLFLWNKGVVIPANIFGKVATASTYAAVLGSYVDRTIGLYGLILTVALSIVALFSYGRIFFKEKV
- a CDS encoding valine--tRNA ligase, whose protein sequence is MELPKTYNPREFEERIYKDWVEKGYFKPRIDKNKKPFTIVMPPPNITGQLHLGHALDNTMQDILIRWKRMQGIPTLWVPGTDHASIATEVKIVEMLKEEGLTKEQIGREEFLRRAWQWKEKYGSRIVEQLKRLGTSCDWSRERFTMDEQCSKAVKRFFVRLYNKGLIYRGDRIINWCPDCKTALSDAEVEHKEEEGHLWYIRYPFKDGSGYVMIATTRPETMIGDTAVAVNPKDERYKDAVGKTLVLPIVGREIPVIADDYVDMEFGTGAVKVTPAHDPNDFECGIRHNLPQVQVIGEDGRMTEEAGKYRGLDRYEARAKVVEELKEQGFLEKIEKITHSVGHCYRCDTVIEPLISKQWFVKMKPLVEPALKVVADGKVKIVPDRFTKVYNNWLENIKDWCISRQLWWGHRIPAWYCDSCGEITVAEEEPDRCQYCGGTDIHQDEDVLDTWFSSGLWPFSTLGWPDDTDDLRYFYPTSVLVTGYDIIFFWVARMIFSGLEAMGDIPFEYVLIHGLIRDAEGRKMSKSLGNGIDPIEVIDRYGADTLRFTLATNNSPGNDIRFSWERVEASRNFANKLWNATRFALLNMEIDRVIDIPYDVLDLSDKWILSRLNNLIKEVNANLERFELGLAASKLYDFIWSEFCDWYIEASKARLYGGNVEEKRACEIVLRYVLDNTLRLLHPFMPFITEELWQQLPHEGDSIMIAPWPEYSETMEYKEEEESFNILMDVVRCIRNIRAEEDVPPAKRIKAIIHPATDKVLKTIESGLDYIKKLGNVQEVDIVMEQPEDKRMRSMVLTDMEIYIPLSDLIDIDKEIEKLNNEKKKIESEIERSTNMLSNEGFVKKAPPQVVENERQKLVKYRETLNKLVERIKTLTEW
- a CDS encoding S8 family serine peptidase, with product MTFRIPKTPRIVFVTENVPEGYMSYGLTLIGADVMWNRTHGENTVVAVIDTGIDYKHPELKDRIIGGKDFTGKGDFMDDNGHGTHVSGIIAASGIKVSGVAPKSNLLAVKVLDKEGEGQDQDVADGIAWAVENGAEIISMSFGSQNPSPIVRQALRFAYKKGAILVAAAGNEGDENIDADTVDYPARYPETIAVAAVDAKKIIAPFSSKGPEVDVAGPGVDIYSTYINGKYVYLSGTSMATPHISGAIALVLSDCKRIMGRKMTPEEMRNYLIMHTEDLGPKGKDDAYGYGMFTFNYGASLPSRSKEIKIKLDRGFTRMNGIVQIGAKVAVVDGKEINMDVEPFKFGDYVYVSARFLAEQLGAKTSFDASGKELTISNSKGTRLADFADLDC
- a CDS encoding ABC transporter permease gives rise to the protein MLTITKYTIKEMIKKRAFLLIAVLTVGYLFIYGYGLSLSFHSGGSSIGNVPDISKILLESQLLSAGLYFANFIVAFLIVLTSVSAVSGDVESGSIYALLYKPLKRYEYVLGRFIGLSIIIVIYSTILFLSIIGLNMAFETKVYLEAGNIFRSLFFFDLGPIVLLSLVIASSSILSTVNTGIITVMTYGIAMIGGILEQTGSLFQNSQGLTNVGIITSLILPTDVIFRKMNAELLTQNTGLSFLSQGPFGGTSQPSPYMFVYIIFYICFLLYYGIRKFEKRDL
- a CDS encoding bifunctional folylpolyglutamate synthase/dihydrofolate synthase, producing MDYRETIEWIHSVNRFGMKLGLDNIKRLTEAMGNPQDSYKIIHVAGTNGKGSVCAMTASILKEAGYRVGLYISPYLEEFNERIQINGVNISNEDLARLATQVKAIIDEMVQNGFSHPTEFEVVTAIGFKYFEEQGVDFAVVEVGLGGRFDATNVVKPLVGVITNIGYDHMDVLGDTLPKIAFEKAGIIKKGIRVVSYPQEPEVLDVIKVRCKEEDASLTVTALNNISLRDASPHGQIFDYGELKDLRIKLLGEHQLLNAATAIEAIRNLQGYSVNIDEKAIKKGLENARWPGRLEVMKENPYIVIDGAHNPQGALALRKAIEDIFDYKKLILIMGILKDKDVDGILRTLLPVADAAVLTKPNSPRALSAHELNIMVMSNMPGLKTYCEDDIKKAVEKGIGLADKDDLVLICGSLYLIGEVRKILRKM
- a CDS encoding helix-turn-helix domain-containing protein — encoded protein: MDDIGKILKEARESKHLTLDDVSRETHILTRYLSAIEEGNYSIVPDRIYVIGIVRKYADFLGLDGSELVKNFIDSTNKSSKGPSRQSEKVSQHSAGINLRPLITIITSVVLIAAFAIFIYINPYKKLNLNLPPPTEPQKEQQQVENSPPEMPETKTPEPADKLVINLKFTGDCWIRARDANGNVLVEKKFTNGEEVTLEGTEITLRLGDPGNAIITLNGQELPPLGKPGMPVTKKFTLEDLNSQEQNP
- a CDS encoding GNAT family N-acetyltransferase, which encodes MFFLAKRPKISQEEIILREAVPADARGIIDVANAVGREKTYNVSEVFGYSEADERSLIARLNRNKELILVAERGGKIIGFLTLFVYFGGRSPKVQHVGEIGINIMDGYRDMGLGYKMMNYAIDWARCRGYMKLCLSVFSSNERAIHLYKKCGFREEGRRKAQFKIGDTYVDEVEMGLFL
- a CDS encoding helix-turn-helix domain-containing protein; the encoded protein is MIKRKCFICGANMEEKTISTKAGWGKYTLTIDGINAYVCPECGEITYSYEEMHMLQELGKSLSNLSEEERPDVLNVSEVADLLRVSNQTVYNMIKDGRLKAVKVGREWKFMRKNIESILDQETKLAARNNTGQLSEHDFEIIKKHISNM